The nucleotide window ATATTGACGAGTCCCCATTGCAAAATGAAATACCCAAGCAATATGCGTTACGTATAGCAATCGGGAAAGCAAAAGAAGTTTCACAAAAATATCAAGATGATTTTGTATTGAGTGCTGATACGGTGGTTGCGTGCGGAAGAAGGATTTTGCCAAAAGCGGAAAATGACGGTCAGGTTGCACAGTGCCTTAAATTGTTATCAGGACGGCAACATACCGTTATAAGCTGTGTTTGCCTTATATCACCTGAAGGTAAGTTGTCAAATAAAGTCATCGAAACAAAAGTTAAGTTTAAAAGACTCGGTGCAAAAGAGATAAACGGATATATCGAAAGCAAGGAAGGTATCGGTAAAGCAGGTGGCTATGCGATACAGGGTATAGCAGGGGGTTTTGTTAAATCACTAAACGGCTCTTACTCATCTGTTGTAGGTCTGCCTTTATACGAAACGCTTTCAATGCTGGAAGGAACGGGGTACAAAAATGCCTAAATGTCCTATATGCAAAAAACCATCGGCGGAAAAATACAAGCCATTCTGTTCAAAACGCTGTGCCGATGTTGATCTGGGTAAGTGGTTAAATGAATCTTATGCAGTAGAAGACGATGAACCCGTGTTAGATGATGAATCTTTAGAAAGTTAGTTTGTAACCCCAATGGATAATAGTTTTAATATACTGTAGGAACCTTTGCAAAAGGTTATAAATTACAAATTTAAGTCCTTTTTGTCCCCTCTCCCGTGTGCGGGTGAGGGTTAGGGAGGGGACGACACATGCAAGGTATAACAAACACTTGCGAGTTTCTACCCCTCACAAAAACACTTTGAGTTTTTAACTCTCCCTCAAGGGGAGAGTAGTTTTTTAAATTTTGCAGAGGTTCCTATAGGAACTTTGAATTTAATATATTTTAAAATATTATATATATAATTAATAAACGGTTGATACACTATAATTGTTTGTATTATAATTTATGTGTTAAAAAGGTAATTTATAGGGGGAGTGTTATGGTTGATGATGATTTGCCGCCGGCATTGAGGCGAGGTCCGAAGATGTTGCAGAAGAATCTTAATTCTCCGTATGGCTCTACAAAACCGGCAACTACCAAACAGAAGCCATCACCCGCTGAATCAAGAACAACGCCTGATACCGCTTCTTCTGTGAAAGATAATTCGGTTCATCTTACTCCGGCTCAGATAGCCCAGAAAATGATGGAGGAAGAGGCTGCAAAGGGCAGGGGCGGTTCTTATGAAAACACAGGTGGTCAAGGCGATTCGGAGCATCACCCTAAACCTGCCGAGATAGCTCAAAAAATGATGGAGGAGAAGGAAGCCACTGTTAGTAAATCAGGTTCAGGGGACGATACTATAGCAAGGGGAGTTTCAACTCCACCTCTTAGAGAGAATGCACAAAATAATACCGTATCGAA belongs to Alphaproteobacteria bacterium CG11_big_fil_rev_8_21_14_0_20_39_49 and includes:
- the maf gene encoding septum formation protein Maf → MPKLILASASPRRKDLLQQVNIIPDIIEPSNIDESPLQNEIPKQYALRIAIGKAKEVSQKYQDDFVLSADTVVACGRRILPKAENDGQVAQCLKLLSGRQHTVISCVCLISPEGKLSNKVIETKVKFKRLGAKEINGYIESKEGIGKAGGYAIQGIAGGFVKSLNGSYSSVVGLPLYETLSMLEGTGYKNA
- a CDS encoding DNA gyrase inhibitor YacG; this translates as MPKCPICKKPSAEKYKPFCSKRCADVDLGKWLNESYAVEDDEPVLDDESLES